A part of Micromonospora chersina genomic DNA contains:
- a CDS encoding VOC family protein, with the protein MIGQLRSVVIDCPDPRALAGFYAELLGLPLIEENSDGDDWVVLGGRPGHQPRVAFQKALNLRAPEWPDPERPQQFHLDVTVDDIEAAEKAALALGARRLPGEGEGFRVYADPAGHPFCLCWD; encoded by the coding sequence ATGATTGGACAGCTGCGTTCCGTGGTGATCGACTGCCCCGATCCGCGCGCGCTGGCCGGCTTCTACGCGGAGCTGCTCGGCCTCCCGCTGATCGAGGAGAACTCCGACGGTGACGACTGGGTGGTGCTCGGTGGCCGGCCCGGTCACCAGCCGCGTGTCGCCTTCCAGAAGGCGCTCAACCTGCGTGCCCCCGAGTGGCCGGACCCGGAGCGGCCGCAGCAGTTCCACCTCGACGTGACGGTCGACGACATCGAGGCCGCCGAGAAGGCCGCGCTGGCCCTCGGCGCCCGCCGGCTGCCCGGCGAGGGGGAGGGCTTCCGGGTCTACGCCGACCCGGCCGGGCACCCGTTCTGCCTCTGCTGGGACTGA
- a CDS encoding methionine synthase: MSETTWPWGVGTATGIGSLPGTDVAEAQRIVLGELPALPHLPELPARGPGADLIGRTGGLLVELPVELYAARWRIAPRPGRDLRRARDLMERDLDQLAEQAEEYAGPVKVQAAGPFTLAASLELPIGGRLLRDPGAVRDLAGSLGEGLRGHVAAVARRLPRATVLLQLDEPSLPAVLAGRVPTESGFGTHRAVGSEVARTLLHDVIEAAGVPTVVHCCAPDVPLDLIRTAGAVGVALDLDLVKDLDPLGEAIDAGLGLLAGAAPALPPPAGRAPTSAQVAERVRRVWDQLGFPRRRLAEQVVVTPACGLAGATPAYVRTVLAACRDAGRRLAED, encoded by the coding sequence GTGAGTGAGACCACCTGGCCGTGGGGAGTGGGCACGGCGACGGGGATCGGGTCGTTGCCCGGCACCGACGTCGCCGAGGCGCAGCGGATCGTGCTCGGTGAGCTGCCCGCCCTGCCGCACCTGCCGGAGCTGCCCGCCCGGGGCCCCGGCGCCGACCTGATCGGCCGCACCGGCGGCCTCCTCGTCGAGCTGCCCGTCGAGCTGTACGCGGCCCGCTGGCGGATCGCCCCGCGCCCCGGCCGCGACCTGCGCCGCGCCCGGGATTTGATGGAACGCGACCTCGACCAGCTCGCCGAGCAGGCCGAGGAGTACGCCGGCCCGGTCAAGGTCCAGGCCGCCGGCCCGTTCACCCTGGCCGCCTCGCTGGAGCTGCCGATCGGCGGCCGGCTGCTGCGCGACCCCGGCGCGGTTCGGGACCTCGCCGGCTCGCTCGGCGAGGGGCTGCGCGGGCACGTGGCGGCGGTGGCCCGGCGACTGCCCCGCGCCACGGTGCTGCTCCAGCTCGACGAGCCGTCGCTGCCCGCGGTGCTGGCCGGCCGGGTGCCCACCGAGAGCGGCTTCGGCACCCACCGGGCGGTCGGGTCCGAGGTGGCCCGCACGCTGCTGCACGACGTCATCGAGGCGGCCGGCGTACCCACCGTGGTGCACTGCTGCGCGCCGGACGTGCCGCTGGACCTCATCCGCACCGCCGGAGCCGTCGGCGTCGCCCTCGACCTCGACCTGGTCAAGGATCTGGACCCGCTCGGCGAGGCCATCGACGCCGGGCTCGGGCTGCTGGCCGGCGCCGCGCCCGCGCTGCCGCCGCCGGCCGGTCGCGCGCCGACCTCGGCCCAGGTCGCCGAGCGGGTACGCCGGGTCTGGGACCAGCTCGGCTTCCCCCGACGCCGGCTCGCCGAGCAGGTGGTGGTCACCCCCGCCTGCGGCCTGGCCGGGGCCACCCCGGCGTACGTGCGGACGGTCCTCGCCGCCTGCCGGGACGCCGGCCGCCGGCTCGCCGAGGACTGA